One segment of Erigeron canadensis isolate Cc75 chromosome 2, C_canadensis_v1, whole genome shotgun sequence DNA contains the following:
- the LOC122586427 gene encoding probable RNA-dependent RNA polymerase 1 produces MGKTINVYGFPSLDSAEKIKTALESYTGKGTIYALEVRKSKGGPRVYAKVQFTTRERAAYILDLAYKKRLWYDSSYLSAWEIDHDIEPRAKQFAFGMEDVTLLFGCQISKEIFSVLCGMRHVSVNFGFGLRKLYIVIPYPTTSYKLELRYESIRQAQLHRSHGLAASYLVIQLYRAPRIYQKAEDNCLKFCMDPPNDQWFRTTDFTPSSSIGQSSHLCLELPHYADLSNLASHFQSYAESKRPFRLVPGHSFTQNLELVPIVGPTRGSYLPYNVVYKICALVQHGCIPGPVLDDNFFKLLKPQRRDASIEYALDELFRLEDCCYDPARWITEEYRKKNRLRSPAISLDAGLVYVRRAQITPSKVYFCQPEVNVSNRVLRRFAEYIDDFLRVSFLDEELEKLYAMNLSPCVTSKNKESRTSIYRRILSVLKNGIVIGDKKFEFLAFSSSQLRDNSAWMFASTGRLNAAAIRDWMGDFSSIKNVAKYAARLGQSFSSSKESLSVERHEIESILDIEVVASGTKLVFSDGIGKISAEFAKSVSNKCGYDFVPSAFQIRYGGYKGVVAVDPTSSVKLSLRKSMCKFESYTTKLDILAISKYQPCYMNRQVITLLSTLGVPDHVFQGKQKQAVDLLDVILKGPLKAQEALDLMSPGENTSILKEMLLCGYKPNAEPFLSMLLQAFRATKLFELRTKARIFVHKGRSMMGCLDETGTLDYGEVFVQYSGAGIRVTGGDHSGTGLNNCEIVDGKVVVAKNPCLYPGDVRVLMAVNVPALHHMVDCVVFPQKGPRPHPNECSGSDLDGDDYFVCWDPDLIPPVQIEPMEYTPAPSVQLDHNVTIEEVVEYFAHYIVNDNLGIIANAHTVFADREPKKAMADPCVDLAKLHSIAVDFPKSGVPAEIPTHLRVNEYPDFMEKPSDKTTYKSQSVIGKLFREVKDIAPTNCPFNTFTLDVARRTYDTDMEVVGFEKYVKEAVILKTEYDYRLGNLMDSYGIKTEAELVSGSIMKMSKSIDKRNAAEVVGLLVKLLRMEAKNWFKEGRGDRDVVDDDLCAKASAWYHVTYHPSYWGRYNQGMKRDHFLSFPWCVYDKLAEIKKRRKAALRKDAHSVWLPKKFSAAANLV; encoded by the exons ATGGGTAAGACAATTAATGTGTATGGATTCCCCAGTTTAGATTCTGCAGAGAAAATAAAGACCGCATTGGAGAGCTATACTGGTAAAGGGACTATTTATGCTCTAGAGGTTAGAAAATCAAAAGGAGGGCCGAGAGTGTATGCAAAAGTCCAGTTTACAACTAGGGAAAGAGCTGCATATATTCTAGACTTGGCCTATAAGAAGCGTTTGTGGTATGACAGTTCCTATTTGTCGGCTTGGGAAATCGATCATGACATTGAACCAAGGGCTAAGCAATTTGCATTTGGCATGGAAGATGTAACTCTTCTTTTTGGTTGCCAGATTTCTAAGGAAATTTTCTCAGTGCTCTGTGGAATGAGACATGTATCAGTAAATTTCGGATTTGGATTAAGAAAGCTGTACATTGTTATCCCCTACCCTACTACTTCCTACAAGCTGGAGCTCCGTTATGAGAGTATTAGGCAAGCTCAGCTACATCGTTCACATGGACTTGCTGCAAGTTATCTTGTTATTCAG CTATATCGTGCTCCTAGGATTTATCAGAAAGCTGAAGACAACTGTCTGAAATTCTGTATGGATCCTCCTAATGATCAGTGGTTTAGAACAACCGACTTTACCCCATCTTCCTCCATTGGACAATCATCTCATCTGTGTTTGGAACTTCCACATTATGCAGACCTCTCGAATCTTGCTAGTCACTTTCAAAGTTATGCAGAAAGTAAAAGGCCATTCAGATTGGTGCCTGGTCATAGTTTTACTCAGAATTTGGAGTTAGTTCCAATCGTGGGTCCCACTCGAGGTTCTTATTTGCCTTATAATGTAGTATACAAGATTTGTGCCTTGGTTCAGCATGGTTGTATACCAGGACCCGTACTTGATGATAATTTCTTTAAGTTATTGAAACCTCAAAGGAGAGATGCGTCCATTGAATATGCTTTGGATGAACTATTTCGTTTAGAAGATTGTTGTTATGATCCAGCAAGGTGGATAACTGAGGAATACAGAAAAAAGAACAGGCTAAGATCCCCTGCTATTTCATTAGATGCTGGTCTTGTATATGTGAGGCGAGCTCAAATTACACCATCCAAGGTATATTTCTGTCAGCCAGAGGTCAACGTTTCCAATCGGGTTTTACGCCGTTTTGCTGAATATATTGATGATTTTCTTCGTGTATCTTTTCTTGACGAAGAATTGGAGAAACTTTATGCAATGAATTTATCCCCATGTGTTACTAGTAAAAATAAGGAAAGCAGAACCTCCATTTATAGGAGGATTTTGTCAGTTCTCAAAAATGGCATAGTTATCGGCGATAAAAAGTTTGAATTTCTTGCCTTCTCATCAAGTCAGTTAAGAGATAATTCAGCTTGGATGTTTGCTTCAACGGGCAGACTTAATGCTGCCGCCATCAGGGATTGGATGGGTGACTTTAGTAGTATTAAAAACGTTGCAAAATATGCTGCTAGACTTGGTCAATCTTTTAGTTCATCAAAGGAAAGTCTAAGTGTTGAACGCCATGAAATAGAAAGCATTCTGGATATAGAAGTTGTAGCATCTGGTACTAAACTAGTTTTTTCAGATGGAATTGGAAAGATATCTGCTGAATTTGCTAAGAGCGTTTCTAATAAATGTGGCTACGATTTTGTTCCATCTGCCTTCCAAATTCGATATGGTGGGTACAAAGGTGTTGTAGCAGTAGATCCAACCTCATCTGTTAAATTATCACTGAGAAAGAGCATGTGCAAGTTTGAATCGTATACCACAAAGTTGGATATTCTTGCAATTAGCAAGTATCAGCCGTGCTATATGAATCGCCAGGTCATCACACTGCTCTCTACCCTCGGGGTTCCAGATCATGTCTTTCAAGGGAAGCAAAAACAAGCAGTAGACCTTTTAGATGTCATCTTAAAGGGGCCGCTGAAGGCACAGGAGGCATTAGATTTAATGTCACCTGGAGAGAACACCAGCATTTTGAAGGAAATGCTTTTGTGTGGATATAAACCTAATGCCGAACCATTCCTTTCTATGTTGCTGCAAGCTTTTCGTGCAACCAAGTTGTTTGAATTGCGTACTAAAGCAAGAATTTTTGTTCATAAGGGAAGATCAATGATGGGATGTCTAGATGAAACCGGGACACTTGATTATGGTGAGGTTTTTGTACAGTATTCCGGTGCGGGAATAAgagtgacgggtggtgatcaTAGTGGAACCGGTTTGAACAATTGCGAGATTGTTGATGGGAAAGTGGTGGTTGCAAAAAACCCATGTTTGTATCCTGGTGATGTACGTGTCTTGATGGCTGTTAATGTTCCAGCTTTACATCATATGGTGGATTGTGTTGTTTTTCCACAAAAAGGACCAAG GCCTCATCCAAACGAATGCTCAGGTAGTGATTTGGATGGCGATGATTACTTTGTATGCTGGGATCCTGATCTAATTCCACCTGTGCAAATTGAGCCGATGGAATATACCCCTGCACCAAGTGTGCAACTGGATCACAATGTTACTATTGAG GAAGTGGTAGAATATTTCGCCCACTATATAGTCAACGACAATCTAGGAATCATTGCAAATGCTCACACAGTATTTGCAGACCGTGAACCCAAAAAAGCAATGGCAGATCCTTGTGTAGACCTTGCGAAGCTCCATTCAATCGCTGTTGACTTTCCAAAATCTGGAGTCCCTGCAGAAATACCGACACATCTTCGTGTCAATGAGTACCCGGATTTCATGGAAAAACCATCCGataaaacaacatataaatCACAAAGTGTAATTGGGAAGCTTTTTCGTGAGGTCAAAGACATTGCACCAACAAACTGCCCATTCAACACTTTTACACTTGATGTGGCAAGGCGAACATATGATACTGACATGGAAGTGGTCGGCTTTGAGAAATATGTTAAGGAAGCGGTTATCTTGAAAACAGAATATGATTACAGATTGGGCAATTTAATGGATTCCTATGGTATCAAAACAGAGGCTGAACTCGTAAGTGGTAGTATTATGAAAATGTCTAAATCAATTGATAAAAGGAATGCTGCTGAAGTGGTTGGGTTACTAGTGAAGTTGTTAAGGATGGAAGCTAAGAACTGGTTTAAAGAGGGCAGAGGAGATAGGGATGTTGTAGATGATGATCTTTGTGCAAAAGCATCGGCATGGTATCATGTCACGTATCACCCGAGTTACTGGGGTCGGTATAACCAGGGCATGAAACGTGATCATTTTCTGAGTTTCCCATGGTGCGTTTATGACAAGTTAGCTGAAATCAAGAAACGACGCAAAGCGGCTCTCAGAAAAGATGCTCATTCTGTATGGCTTCCAAAGAAGTTCAGCGCGGCTGCGAATCTGGTATAA
- the LOC122589527 gene encoding protein IRON-RELATED TRANSCRIPTION FACTOR 3-like, with translation MPHLQLYSSKNNIYCYLYAISKYFKFEMKRSSAMNQNVEKPKKKSVGRPYGSKKDGAKVRRKIHKAEREKSKRDHMNALFLELANALEPATMNTGKSCTLTETIRILRDLIAQVDSLKKENSALLAESQYVDVEKNELKEENSAIATHIKKLQSQINGKVHSQSLWSSECSPVVGPVFVLPIQNDPKLFAEPKIPDNVTKKLRPNVSKPLPRYPSPSDSWPFNILSEKPRTD, from the exons ATGCCCCATCTGCAATTATATTCAtctaaaaacaatatatattgttatctATATGCAATTAGTAAGTACTTCAAATTTGAGATGAAACGCTCATCTGCTATGAACCAAAATGTGGAGAAGCCCAAGAAGAAATCAGTAGGCAG ACCATACGGAAGCAAGAAGGATGGTGCAAAGGTTCGTAGAAAAATTCATAAAGCGGAAAGAGAGAAATCGAAACGTGACCATATGAATGCGCTATTTCTAGAGCTCGCAAACGCTTTAG AGCCGGCTACTATGAACACGGGGAAGTCTTGTACATTGACCGAGACCATTCGAATACTTCGAGACCTGATAGCTCAAGTTGACtctcttaaaaaagaaaattctgCTCTGTTAGCTGAATCTCAATAT GTTGATGTAGAGAAGAATGAGCTAAAAGAGGAAAATAGTGCcatagccactcatattaaaaagcTTCAGAGTCAGATAAACGGAAAAGTTCATTCCCAGTCTTTATGGAGTTCGGAATGCAGCCCTGTTGTAGGTCCTGTGTTTGTACTGCCCATACAAAATGACCCGAAGCTTTTTGCAGAACCCAAGATTCCAGATAATGTAACAAAGAAGCTCAGACCAAATGTGAGCAAACCACTTCCTCGATACCCATCACCCTCTGATTCATGGCCATTTAACATTCTTTCTGAAAAACCAAGAACAGATTAG